Proteins encoded in a region of the Zea mays cultivar B73 chromosome 4, Zm-B73-REFERENCE-NAM-5.0, whole genome shotgun sequence genome:
- the LOC100281617 gene encoding Methylcrotonoyl-CoA carboxylase beta chain, mitochondrial, translating to MLSRLAAARRQLLLSPAVAYRSSSAAATASAVHERAAPASASVLPDTLERGSDAYQRNTAAVGGLLSDLRARVSQVLRGGGAEAVRRNAARGKLLPRDRIDRLLDPGASFLELSQLAGSDVYDEALPSAGIITGIGPVHGRLCMFVANDPTTKGGTYYPLTVKKHLRAQEIASECKLPCIYLVDSGGANLPRQADVFPDRDNFGRIFYNQAKMSSDGIPQIAVVLGSCTAGGAYIPAMADESVIVKGNGTIFLAGPPLVKAATGEEISAEDLGGASVHCKVSGVSDHFAQDEIHGLELGRNIVKNLHLAAKGTNIQSSACGYQEPLYDVEELRSIAPADVKQSFDIRSIIARIVDGSEFDEFKKLYGTTLVTGFARICGQPVGIIGNNGILFTESALKGSHFIELCAQRHIPLIFLQNITGFMVGSKSEASGIAKAGAKMVMAVSCAKVPKITIIVGGSFGAGNYGMCGRAYSPNFLFLWPTARISVMGGIQAAGVLAQIEKNNKRRQGVEWSKDEEEAFKAKVVEAYDREGSPYYSTARLWDDGVIDPADTRRVLSLCLSASAKPVPEDTRYGVFRM from the exons ATGCTCAGCCGACTCGCCGCGGCGAGGCGACAGCTACTGCTATCCCCGGCCGTCGCGTACCGCTCCTCctcggcagcggcgacggcgTCGGCGGTCCACGAGAGAGcagcgcccgcctcggcctccgTGCTCCCGGACACCCTCGAAAGGGGCTCCGACGCGTACCAGCGCAACACGGCCGCCGTCGGCGGGTTGCTCTCCGACCTGCGCGCCCGCGTCTCCCAG GTGCTGCGCGGGGGAGGCGCCGAGGCGGTGAGGCGGAACGCGGCGCGGGGGAAGCTGCTCCCGCGGGACCGCATCGACCGACTGCTCGACCCCGGCGCGTCCTTCCTCGAGCTCTCGCAG CTTGCAGGCTCAGATGTTTATGATGAAGCATTACCATCAGCAGGTATAATAACTGGCATAGGACCTGTTCATGGACGGTTATGTATGTTTGTGGCCAATGACCCAACCACTAAGGGTGGCACATACTATCCTCTTACTGTCAAGAAGCATCTGCGAGCACAGGAAATAGCTTCGGAGTGCAAACTGCCTTGCATATATCTCGTTGACAGCGGAGGTGCTAATCTCCCCAGGCAGGCTGACGTTTTCCCTGACCGTGATAATTTTGGCCGGATATTCTACAATCAAGCTAAGATGTCTTCAGATGGTATCCCTCAGATTGCAGTAGTCTTGGGTTCTTGCACTGCTGGTGGGGCATATATTCCTGCAATGGCGGATGAGAGTGTAATAGTTAAGGGAAATGGGACTATATTTCTAGCGGGTCCACCACTTGTAAAG GCTGCTACAGGAGAGGAGATATCTGCTGAGGACCTTGGTGGAGCATCAGTACATTGCAAGGTATCAGGAGTCTCAGATCATTTTGCACAAG ATGAAATTCATGGACTTGAGTTGGGGCGAAACATTGTGAAGAACCTGCACTTAGCTGCTAAAGGAACAAATATTCAGAGTTCTGCTTGTGGTTACCAAGAGCCATTGTACGATGTAGAGGAACTTCGCTCCATTGCACCAGCTGATGTGAAACAGTCCTTCGACATTCGTTCAATAATAGCCCGTATTGTTGATGGAAGTGAATTTGATGAGTTCAAAAAATTGTATGGAACA ACACTAGTGACTGGTTTTGCAAGGATATGTGGGCAACCAGTTGGAATTATTGGAAACAATGGCATTTTGTTTACAGAGTCAGCGTTGAAGGGCTCCCACTTCATTGAATTGTGCGCTCAGCGGCATATTCCTTTGATTTTCCTTCAAAACATTACTGGGTTCATG GTCGGATcaaagtctgaagctagtggaattgCCAAAGCTGGAGCAAAGATGGTCATGGCAGTTTCCTGTGCTAAG GTTCCTAAAATTACAATAATTGTTGGTGGAAGTTTTGGGGCTGGGAATTATGGAATGTGCGGACGTGCATATagcccaaactttttatttctTTGGCCAACTGCTAGGATATCTGTTATGGGTGGCATCCAG GCAGCTGGAGTTCTCGCTCAAATAgaaaagaacaacaaaaggagacAAGGAGTGGAG TGGAGCAAGGACGAGGAAGAAGCCTTCAAAGCCAAAGTCGTGGAGGCTTACGACAGAGAAGGAAGCCCGTACTACTCCACTGCTAGGCTATGGGACGACGGGGTCATCGACCCTGCTGACACCAGGCGGGTTCTGAGCCTCTGCCTCTCCGCTTCGGCCAAGCCGGTTCCGGAAGACACAAGATACGGTGTATTCCGGATGTGA